In the Colletotrichum lupini chromosome 1, complete sequence genome, one interval contains:
- a CDS encoding oxidoreductase yields the protein MRRLLALISTLVASASPLAVTRGVHERNMNLTLKWDILPVNSQQQFRGLSPVSDQIAWVSGTGGTVLRTTDGGASWQSVGPELSTEDADLQFRDVQAFSAEKAIILSIGEGADSRIYITKNGGESWTQSFANEEASAFFNCVEFEDDERGIAVSDPVDGKFRLIETLDGGNTWTIVDPSGMPSALEGEFGFAASGTCISTAAGRWYLASGGIDPGRVFQSANGYEWDVSSSAIAGGASAGVFSVRFRDAQNGIATGGDFNVDNGSLHTSAWSEDGGETWTASEVFPGGYRSGSSWAPGLCGVAVAVGPSGSDITLDAGKTWVTFDTGSFDAVECVYGRVCWASGSAGRVGKLSLR from the coding sequence ATGAGGCGCCTTCTTGCACTCATCTCAACTCTTGTCGCGAGCGCGTCCCCTCTTGCAGTGACGCGAGGTGTCCATGAGCGGAACATGAACCTGACTCTGAAATGGGACATTCTACCGGTCAACAGTCAACAACAATTCCGAGGATTGTCACCTGTGTCGGACCAAATAGCCTGGGTGTCTGGTACAGGAGGAACGGTTCTTCGCACCACCGACGGCGGTGCTTCGTGGCAATCAGTTGGTCCCGAATTGTCGACCGAAGACGCCGACCTGCAGTTCCGTGACGTGCAGGCCTTCTCGGCCGAAAAGGCAATCATCCTATCTATTGGCGAAGGAGCGGACTCGCGCATTTACATCACGAAGAATGGAGGAGAGTCTTGGACGCAGAGTTTCGCCAATGAGGAGGCATCGGCGTTTTTCAACTGCGTCGAATTTGAAGACGATGAGAGGGGCATTGCCGTGAGCGACCCAGTCGATGGCAAGTTTCGATTGATTGAGACGCTCGATGGGGGTAACACCTGGACCATCGTGGACCCCAGCGGCATGCCCTCTGCTTTAGAGGGCGAATTCGGATTCGCAGCCAGCGGGACTTGCATCTCTACCGCAGCGGGTCGTTGGTATCTTGCATCGGGTGGCATTGATCCCGGCAGGGTCTTCCAGAGCGCAAACGGTTATGAGTGGGATGTCTCGAGCAGTGCGATTGCGGGTGGTGCCTCGGCTGGGGTGTTCTCGGTACGATTCAGAGACGCGCAAAACGGCATTGCAACTGGAGGCGACTTCAACGTGGACAATGGTTCACTCCATACATCAGCATGGTCCGAGGATGGCGGAGAGACCTGGACCGCGTCGGAGGTGTTTCCGGGCGGATACCGATCGGGCTCATCATGGGCCCCGGGGCTGTGTGGGGTGGCTGTCGCAGTTGGACCATCTGGCTCCGACATCACGCTTGATGCTGGAAAGACTTGGGTTACATTTGACACAGGCTCGTTTGACGCTGTCGAGTGCGTTTACGGCCGAGTCTGCTGGGCGTCCGGCTCAGCCGGAAGGGTGGGCAAGCTTTCATTGAGATGA
- a CDS encoding riboflavin transporter MCH5, translated as MSQTAVKTSSIQLRNIHGPIASSPSTDFHDDGERSRSRERSFYVERDAASLNELTFPEGGWQAWLVVFGSFCAMLSVFGLINSAAVFESYFSENQLADHSSSEIGWIFSLYLFIVFFIGIQVGPLFDQYGPRGLVVAGGLCMSASLLLLSLCKGLPLLTAKLVIFPNGCHTEYYQILLAYSILGGLGGALLNSPSYGAIAHFFDSRRGFATGIAATAGSIGGIVYPILLQNLFPTLGFGPTARILGFILLGLTVPATLFIRSRLPKKEGPGSIWPDFTVFKNLKFTLSAVGIFFMEWGLFVPITYIISYAATLPGSNVHSYTILSILNATSAVGRFLPGLAADKYGRFNVILITIALCFITVLGLWLPSGNSQPMLLAFVAIFGFASGSNLGLVPVCLGQLCDAREYGRYLSTAMMMASFGTLSSLPIAGAILEAKEGGQNWKGLILFSGVSYFLAFICYAAVRVFAVGWKTSARF; from the coding sequence ATGTCGCAAACGGCTGTAAAAACATCGTCCATACAGTTGAGAAACATTCACGGCCCTATAGCATCTTCACCATCTACAGACTTTCACGACGACGGAGAGAGATCAAGGTCAAGAGAGAGATCCTTCTATGTTGAACGTGATGCCGCAAGTCTCAACGAATTGACCTTTCCTGAGGGCGGCTGGCAGGCGTGGCTGGTGGTCTTTGGATCATTTTGTGCAATGCTTTCGGTTTTCGGCCTCATCAACTCGGCTGCCGTCTTTGAGTCATACTTCTCTGAAAACCAACTCGCTGATCATTCTTCATCCGAAATTGGATGGATATTCAGCCTGTACCTTTTTATTGTCTTCTTTATTGGCATTCAAGTTGGTCCCCTATTTGACCAGTATGGTCCCCGCGGCCTCGTTGTCGCTGGTGGCCTTTGCATGTCTGCAAGCCTTCTCTTATTGAGCTTATGCAAAGGTTTGCCCCTTCTCACGGCTAAACTCGTCATTTTTCCTAACGGGTGTCACACAGAGTACTATCAAATCCTTCTGGCGTACTCGATTCTAGGTGGCTTGGGTGGTGCTCTGCTAAACTCACCCTCTTATGGTGCTATTGCTCACTTCTTTGACTCGCGCCGAGGCTTTGCCACGGGCATAGCAGCCACAGCTGGTTCTATAGGTGGAATAGTGTATCCCATCTTGCTTCAGAACCTGTTTCCGACTCTGGGGTTTGGTCCGACAGCACGGATTCTTGGCTTCATTCTCCTAGGACTCACAGTACCCGCAACTCTCTTTATTCGTTCTCGGCTGCCAAAGAAGGAAGGACCCGGATCCATCTGGCCTGACTTCACCGTCTTCAAAAATCTCAAGTTTACCCTATCGGCAGTCGGGATCTTCTTCATGGAATGGGGTCTCTTCGTTCCCATAACCTACATTATCTCCTATGCCGCGACTCTGCCCGGCAGCAACGTTCATTCGTATACAATTCTCTCCATCCTCAACGCAACATCAGCAGTGGGGAGGTTTTTGCCGGGCTTAGCTGCAGACAAGTACGGAAGATTCAACGTCATTCTCATCACCATCGCCCTGTGCTTCATCACAGTTCTCGGTCTTTGGCTGCCCTCGGGCAACTCTCAACCAATGCTCTTAGCTTTTGTGGCTATATTCGGTTTCGCAAGCGGAAGTAACCTGGGCCTGGTCCCGGTCTGTCTAGGCCAATTATGTGACGCGAGGGAATATGGGCGGTATTTGTCTACGGCGATGATGATGGCCAGCTTCGGCACTCTGAGCAGTTTGCCAATTGCTGGTGCCATCCTCGAGGCAAAGGAAGGAGGTCAGAATTGGAAGGGCCTGATCTTGTTTTCCGGTGTCTCTTACTTTCTTGCTTTCATTTGCTACGCCGCGGTCAGGGTGTTTGCCGTGGGGTGGAAAACCTCAGCAAGGTTTTAA